From a region of the Balaenoptera ricei isolate mBalRic1 chromosome 11, mBalRic1.hap2, whole genome shotgun sequence genome:
- the C11H6orf62 gene encoding uncharacterized protein C6orf62 homolog isoform X1, protein MGDPNSRKKQALNRLRAQLRKKKESLADQFDFKMYIAFVFKEKKKKSALFEVSEVIPVMTNNYEENILKGVRDSSYSLESSIELLQKDVVQLHAPRYQSMRRDVIGCTQEMDFILWPRNDIEKIVCLLFSRWKESDEPFRPVQAKFEFHHGDYEKQFLHVLSRKDKTGIVVNNPNQSVFLFIDRQHLQTPKNKATIFKLCSICLYLPQEQLTHWAVGTIEDHLHPYMPE, encoded by the exons ATGGGGGACCCAAACTCCCGGAAGAAACAAGCTCTGAACAGACTACGTGCTCagcttagaaagaaaaaagaatctctaGCTGACCAGTTTGACTTCAAGATGTATATTGCCTTTGTATTCAAGGAGAAG aagaaaaaatcagCACTCTTTGAAGTGTCTGAGGTTATACCAGTCATGACAaataattatgaagaaaatatCCTGAAAGGTGTGCGAGATTCCAGCTATTCCTTGGAAAGTTCCATAGAGCTTTTACAGAAGGATGTGGTACAGCTCCATGCTCCTCGATACCAGTCTATGAGAAGG GATGTAATTGGCTGTACTCAGGAGATGGATTTCATTCTTTGGCCTCGGAATGATATTGAAAAAATTGTCTGTCTCCTGTTCTCTCGGTGGAAAGAATCTGATGAGCCTTTTAGGCCTGTTCAG GCCAAATTTGAGTTTCATCACGGTGACTATGAAAAACAGTTTCTGCACGTACTGAGCCGAAAGGACAAGACTGGAATTGTTGTCAACAATCCTAACCAGTCAGTGTTTCTCTTCATTGACAGACAGCACTTGCAG aCTCCAAAAAACAAAGCTACAATCTTCAAGTTATGCAGCATCTGCCTCTACCTGCCACAGGAGCAGCTTACCCACTGGGCAGTTGGCACCATAGAGGATCACCTCCATCCTTATATGCCAGAATAG
- the C11H6orf62 gene encoding uncharacterized protein C6orf62 homolog isoform X2: MSENPSDPVSPVVRKKKSALFEVSEVIPVMTNNYEENILKGVRDSSYSLESSIELLQKDVVQLHAPRYQSMRRDVIGCTQEMDFILWPRNDIEKIVCLLFSRWKESDEPFRPVQAKFEFHHGDYEKQFLHVLSRKDKTGIVVNNPNQSVFLFIDRQHLQTPKNKATIFKLCSICLYLPQEQLTHWAVGTIEDHLHPYMPE, translated from the exons ATGAGTGAAAACCCGAGTGATCCAGTGTCTCCCGTGGTGCGA aagaaaaaatcagCACTCTTTGAAGTGTCTGAGGTTATACCAGTCATGACAaataattatgaagaaaatatCCTGAAAGGTGTGCGAGATTCCAGCTATTCCTTGGAAAGTTCCATAGAGCTTTTACAGAAGGATGTGGTACAGCTCCATGCTCCTCGATACCAGTCTATGAGAAGG GATGTAATTGGCTGTACTCAGGAGATGGATTTCATTCTTTGGCCTCGGAATGATATTGAAAAAATTGTCTGTCTCCTGTTCTCTCGGTGGAAAGAATCTGATGAGCCTTTTAGGCCTGTTCAG GCCAAATTTGAGTTTCATCACGGTGACTATGAAAAACAGTTTCTGCACGTACTGAGCCGAAAGGACAAGACTGGAATTGTTGTCAACAATCCTAACCAGTCAGTGTTTCTCTTCATTGACAGACAGCACTTGCAG aCTCCAAAAAACAAAGCTACAATCTTCAAGTTATGCAGCATCTGCCTCTACCTGCCACAGGAGCAGCTTACCCACTGGGCAGTTGGCACCATAGAGGATCACCTCCATCCTTATATGCCAGAATAG